In Clupea harengus chromosome 13, Ch_v2.0.2, whole genome shotgun sequence, one DNA window encodes the following:
- the LOC105892724 gene encoding filensin — MFKTSYLREVRKEKYERSDVFEEVSSPDASYTSTGPTAAQGWESLQELNSRFARYINRARVLEQRNAIFRKQLETLQRMEEASGLEEAFSEQINLNRQRIRELYSDRAKLERELKDAERMLDEFTNRYRNECDYQEQLRGTLGQLNKEADNALLRNLEYQIQSQFLQDDFNSTKDRHKKNLAEIQTYVNILQQINQTTPLLPNMSVGISEEQEKLLAQRRVPALQSQLEEYKSALCQLKAQKQRLQTETAVLEQAIKGTQESYDDEIQLYNEQIETLRKEIEEAERTLEKYTNECRHLAMYQSSLDNELERYKRIIENEDNRLNSAIIGTPITLFTTNFRHIHNSTVPRGGKDITQAIQDITSVKSRQKNLAKKVNKKREITPRDVMDSGHEERVSGVDHLEDDRHGMEVEEGDVRREDAPLLSGVVREDVPDGAQISKAFDTLCNIVRDRIRKYKKPEPMADFYTKGRYVLVTGDSSYLDPCFFTSSPSGGHVFVTIWDGMMPPYDPYATPSKPFPIPSPAPAPAPAPAPAPRPRSPSSPSDDPQGNKGKGEREGDNKGNAKEGGNGGKGNQKSKNGDPFPKAKDPGPTSPNANQGPTPAPTTPKNPSAGQPGQPGQPGQPGQPGPRNGRNMDDINSRRGPPPMPFPRSSIPPDSMSYEKVEVVESVEKLSPDNKVKGYEETAMVVETMIEKTSKKKHGDRT, encoded by the exons ATGTTTAAAACCAGCTACTTGCGTGAGGTCCGCAAGGAAAAGTATGAGCGTTCGGATGTTTTTGAGGAAGTAAGCAGCCCGGACGCCAGCTACACCTCCACAGGTCCCACAGCCGCTCAAGGATGGGAAAGCTTACAGGAGCTGAACAGCCGCTTCGCCCGTTACATCAACCGGGCTCGGGTGCTGGAGCAGCGCAATGCCATCTTTCGCAAGCAGCTGGAGACGCTGCAGCGGATGGAGGAGGCGTCTGGCCTGGAGGAGGCGTTCAGTGAGCAGATCAATCTGAACCGCCAGCGCATCCGGGAGCTCTACTCGGATCGGGCCAAGCTGGAGCGAGAGCTGAAGGATGCAGAGCGTATGCTAGATGAGTTCACCAACAG GTATAGAAATGAATGTGACTATCAAGAACAGCTGCGAGGCACACTGGGACAACTTAATAAG GAAGCTGACAATGCCCTACTTAGAAACCTTGAGTACCAGATCCAATCTCAGTTCCTCCAAGATGACTTTAACTCCACCAAAGATAGACACAAAAAG AATCTGGCAGAAATCCAGACTTACGTGAACATTCTGCAACAAATCAACCAGACAACTCCTCTTTTGCCTAATATGTCAGTTGGGATATCAGAG GAACAGGAGAAACTCCTCGCTCAGCGGCGCGTTCCAGCCCTGCAGAGTCAGCTGGAAGAGTATAAGAGCGCCCTCTGCCAGCTGAAAGCACAGAAACAAAGACTGCAGACCGAG ACTGCTGTGTTGGAGCAAGCCATCAAAGGCACACAGGAGAGCTATGATGATGAGATTCAGCTGTACAATGAGCAGATTGAGACACTGAGGAAGGAGATCGAGGAGGCCGAACGCACCCTGGAGAAGTACACCAATGAATGCAGGCACCTGGCAATGTATCAATCCTCCCTAGATAATGAGCTGGAGAGATATAAAAGGATCATTGAAAACGAGGACAACAG GTTAAATTCAGCTATAATTGGAACTCCGATTACGTTGTTCACAACTAATTTCAGACACATTCACAACTCCACGGTACCCAGGGGAGGGAAAG ACATCACTCAGGCCATACAGGATATCACCAGTGTGAAATCTCGTCAGAAAAATCTGGCAAAGAAGgtgaacaaaaagagagaaatcacCCCAAGAGATGTGATGGATAGTGGTCATGAGGAGAGGGTGTCTGGGGTTGATCATCTGGAGGATGACAGGCACggcatggaggtggaggagggggacgTGAGGCGGGAGGATGCGCCCCTTCTCTCTGGGGTTGTCCGTGAAGATGTTCCAGATGGTGCTCAGATCAGTAAGGCATTTGACACACTGTGTAACATCGTCCGAGACCGCATAAGGAAATACAAGAAGCCTGAGCCTATGGCTGACTTTTACACTAAAGGCCGCTATGTTCTGGTCACTGGTGACTCAAGCTACCTTGACCCCTGCTTCTTCACATCTTCTCCTTCTGGGGGTCATGTCTTTGTGACCATTTGGGATGGAATGATGCCTCCTTATGACCCTTATGCCACACCCTCAAAACCATTTCCCATCCCAagccctgcccctgcccctgcccctgcccctgcccctgcccctcggcctcgctctccctcttccccctcagATGACCCGCAGGGCAacaaaggaaagggagagagagaaggggacaaCAAGGGCAACGCCAAAGAGGGAGGAAATGGCGGGAAAGGGAATCAGAAATCAAAGAACGGAGACCCCTTTCCAAAAGCCAAGGACCCTGGACCCACCTCTCCCAATGCAAACCAAGGACCCACCCCTGCCCCTACCACACCCAAGAATCCCAGTGCAGGGCAGCCAGGGCAGCCAGGGCAGCCAGGACAGCCAGGTCAGCCAGGGCCCCGTAATGGTAGGAACATGGATGACATCAATTCCCGCAGGGGGCCACCACCCATGCCTTTCCCCAGAAGCAGCATCCCCCCCGACTCGATGAGTTATGAAAAGGTGGAGGTGGTAGAGTCTGTAGAGAAGCTGTCACCTGACAACAAAGTCAAGGGCTATGAAGAAACAGCCATGGTTGTAGAGACCATGATTGAAAAGACCAGCAAAAAGAAACATGGCGACCGAACCTGA